The Branchiostoma floridae strain S238N-H82 chromosome 12, Bfl_VNyyK, whole genome shotgun sequence genome segment ccgtttgtttacaggctgttttgccaaaaatcactatttttggttctaacaatgtatttttcacatttatttgctattttactgctattttgttacataaataaaatcttatatcatttagcatatctttcataattaaatatgcataaattatgcaaatttgatgacgtcatcagcccaaaatccaagatggcggaccgtatggccagatcaagaataacgagctaattatcccttaacatttgtaactacctggtattttttcatcaaaaaccatctaaataaatgaattgagtctatttccattgcccgttttgattatttgttgcaaaaaagtattttttaaaattcaaggtggtggatataatatggcggagcccaactgggatcttagatgtgcatgacgtcattttgacgtcattgatgttgctattggcaacgcaagtcgtaataaacattattattctgttatctgcacttgttgttacatttttgtagaataacttgaagttttctgagaataccctttttttatGGGCCCTGCCAATATAATCACATTGATGACGTcctaattacgtcatcttacgtcaccgtaacgtcaaacgtcaaatacttgtcagatattatgtcgatatcatgtcctggaaatttggtggccctacgacacgtcgttttagagttataggacttcaaagtggatgggctcaaaagccccccccccccggtccagggatgaccaaaaaagcccggtctgaatagggttaagtggtggatagctgttgggactagaaGTTACTTTGGGAAACTATAATGGTtgcaattttacttgtgacggagttacctgaaaggacttgaatcggcccatagatgtctaaaaatagagaagaagtaggTCAGAATCCCtgacgttgtcttggaagcatgaaattccgattgaccagggatgatacgtcttggaagcatgaaattctgattgaccagggatcataccaggtcatctgtgtaCTATTCGGCCAGACCGGAGTCGGGTGAGACTGctgattttaacaaaacactCTGAAAGTTACGCTGGAAAATATCACAACATTGTACCTAATTTCATTGTCACCAGTTCGCTGAgacggttatgtttttggtagcatttgtgaggaacacacgttcatgcagttatttgctattggggtatgTACTATTTAGTCATACATGAATAAGACGTTAAAGTCTtgataaaggcatgattatttgacgaagagatgtgtttgtcaAACTCTAGTTTACCTCTGATATTACCACTGTTTGTTACTAATGCAGACGTGAAAATGATAATAACATGTCAGGTCAGTTGAAAGAATAATGGGGTGAGGAATACTATGGATTGACAAAGGAATGGATCATTTTTGATGTACTTGATTTCTTGTTTGCGTTTGGAATAAATATGGACTCCTTAGAAAACTTAATCTTGCTTTCTAGATGACTTTTTTTGTATTGTTACTCCAAGGAACAAGTAATTAGTGTCGTActctatatacatacataacatacaCGTGTGTAGCATGACCCTTTTGGACAGTTAGAAACATTTGTAGGTATTGAAACACAAATACTTATCTACGATTTGGGCTTATATCTTTTTTGAATAAATGCTGGTAATTATTCGTATCGTATTTGCAGCACTATGCTCAAAATACACATTGTGTATTACTGCTGTTTAGGTTATTAGGATCAGAAGGAGCAAAGAAAAGTATAGTAGACTTTTTATATAGCTTCATTCAAATATTCATCCCACTTTTCGAACGTCAGATGCAAAGTAAACTAAACAACAGGTTGCCAAAAGAATTTGGAAAAAGAAGGTTCCGCTTGAATTTATTAGTATAGAAAgcattgtttttaaatgtttgtctTTCAGTGCAAGGCCATATTAGCACCTCAAGGCATAATTAGACATTAAATATTTTTGCAATCGATAATTATATAAAGCTCCTTAACTTAAAGATTTATAAAAAAGATGGAAATAACACATCAGAAAAGTAACgtcgatggaggttagacaATCAGGTAAAAAGACACTTCAAAAAGCAGatactcaagctactggatacgtttttgaaaaaaaggtcAAATGTTTCTGTCAGAATTCACTGCCTTTTAAAATTTTGTCAATTTGACACTAGGTAAGGCCACACTATGTTAACATTATGGATGACGCGCACGCATTGGTTTTTACATGTTCTAAGGAAACAAGATTTGGTCAGTGACCCAAACCAATATCATTCcgggtcaatcagaattttatgatTTCCAGAGGATCTGCTATCCAGGGCGCATATtgatgtataaaaaaaatgcacGGCTGGTCGGGTCTCTATTGAAACGAACAAGTGAAGAGTAAGCCAGTACAATGACAGTAAAGAAAGTCATTTATTCTTTTAAGAACGGATCATCACGTAGTCACAACATAGTATTACGTTCTTGGGTAGTATTTTAAATATAACGGTCAACAGTCATATGCCAAAACTATACTAACCATGTACTTAAAAAGGAATTTTAATTTGTTCCTTTTCGGTCTTATAGTCTTTAACTACATTTAGGTCAAACTTGTCCCAAATACAAAATTCCTTTGGCTTCTATGACTATATAATATATGGTCAAACCATGCATAAACAGTATTAGTCATTAATGAGCTACAAATTTCAAATTAAATAAATTCTCAAATATTTTCGTCACAAAATCCTATTAGAGCATATCTGTAATACTTAAACAAGGACATATTTATATTCATACTTCTTGCGTTATAATATTTACTTATTGAATGTTGTAGACTTAATGCTTGCAATATTTACATAGACTTTATTgcatcttggattttttttttaatttgccaACTTTAACAATGAAAACGTCCATGCTGTTCAAAAAGGGCTCTTGGCCGGTTATAGAAAATACCAAGTGTTTTGTACCCTAAAGACAGTTAAGGCCCAATCACCAAACACCTTGTCTGTATTCCAAATCCTGAACAATAgattaaaaaaaggatttccACCGAAATACATATAGGCTCCAGGTTAATCCTACCGTTTACACAACATCTACCCATAAACTAAATATCATAAACATCCATAATGTCTTGAATTACTGTATCAAACATGCCAAGCTCACGCTCAAATAAAGATGCTCCGATGATAAATTGTTAGTGCCATTCGTCACTAGCAACTGCGATCTCAAAGCGGTGTATAAACTGTGTTTACTTGGTGCAGACCACACAGGTCAACTCAAATCCATTGACGTAAGGCCCATTCGGAAGAGAGCCACACTGCGCCTCCACCAGGTACAGCAGTGCCCCGTTTTCGTTAGCAGCTGACCCCGGCACAAGGTTGGGAGCTCCGTCCACACAGATGAAGTCACTGTTACTGTTGTGGTTGTAGTTGGACGACATCAGGTAGCCGCTGTACTCCTTGTACCACCCCTGGGGACACGACAGACGGGCGGGGATCATGACGTGTGCGAATCGTCCGACCACGTGACACACGGAGCATGGTATGTCGTAGTTAGCTGGGTTGGTTATGCCCTCTGGCATATTTTCGGTGGAAAAAGGCCCCACCCCACCTTGGTACTCTGCCCCGTACATGTAGCTGTGGTGTTGGTATCCTGCTTGTGTTTTGTTCCACTCCACGTTGTCCAACGGGAGGCATTGGTAGTTGCCAGATCCTCCCTTATGGTTGTAATTACCAGCTCCCACAACTCCTGTTCAAAAAAGGAACACGAACAGTTTATAAGTCATGTACAAATCTGAAGATTTTCTCAATAGATATTTACGACGATATTGTTACTGCACATTTCCGATTCACATAAAATGAGATCTAGAGATATACCAAGGCATCAGATTTGCTTATTGAACCCAAGACAGGTCATTATTAGAGGAAGGTATATGAATCTTATTTCTAGTAGAGAAGGGGGGGGGAGGCTAAAGCGTGTATAAAGTAAAATTCAATTTGACGACAAAAGGGTGCTTAAAACATAGTTAAAGTACTTGTTCCTTCCTAATAAAAGCCGCTAAACATGACGGTGGGACTGAGCGTGCTAACACGCAACGGTCGTTTCAAATTATAGCAACTAACGTTTATATAcgagcagggctctagccagcgtccgttttgctgtcaattgacggaaatatTTTAagaccaatccgtcaactttgagtTTGACGGACAAAATCTTTGGTGGAttagctacaggcggcttggggacgccgtccacggccgtaaaagccacacactgtttgttttgctattgttattattgttgacgaagtgtgtcggtggcctttcgcatacaataatctcatcaaagtgttttcgcgacaatggaaattggctgacggaaaaaaaattcgagctggctagagccctgtataCGAGGCCATAAAAGTGCATTAGAATAAACTTACCATTATACAGAGTTTCAACGTCAGAGGCGCACATTTCCTTTCCCCAGCGCACGTACACTGCACCGCTTCGGGGCGGTGGAGGCGGAGGGCGATCCCCTGGGCCGGCGCCACGGCGGTGTCGGTCTTCATTACCGTTTACGGTCTCTCCAAGCGAATCGCTGTGAATCTCTAACCCCTTGGGCAAAACAAACATTACTGTAAGTACAGGTAAGCCACACTTTAGGTTCATGACCTCTACATACTTAAAAGACTCTCAGCTGAAGTGAACCATTACCTGCACTGGGAAACGTGACGATGCATAAGGCAGGTGTCTTTGCGGCCTGGTCTTGAACAATAACAAACAGCCTGACTCACCTGTTGACAGATTTGCATCTCCCTCGTCTCAGGTTACGGAAATAAGTTAAGGAACTAAAAGGCAACACATTCGCCCTTTCGCAAAACATATGTATGGAAATTGATCCTTTACACACATTTATATCAAATTGTGCCGTTAATTGACATATATAATGGAGCGAACgcaccgcacacacacactcacacacacagagaaaaaaACACCCACAAACAAACTCACGCACAAGCgcatccacacaaacacacatacacaaacacacatacacgaaCGCACGTACACGAATACGTACCTTCTGGGATCGCTCGTCGATGAGTTTGTCCACTTTAACCTGCAGGTCAGCCAGGGTGAAGTAGACCAGCGGCATGAGGACTGCACACACCGCGACCGCACCCAGACATGCTCCC includes the following:
- the LOC118426816 gene encoding uncharacterized protein LOC118426816, with protein sequence MSTKGFMPIRVSGIPVGSEPVKRQKGRRTGLVLLAGACLGAVAVCAVLMPLVYFTLADLQVKVDKLIDERSQKGLEIHSDSLGETVNGNEDRHRRGAGPGDRPPPPPPRSGAVYVRWGKEMCASDVETLYNGVVGAGNYNHKGGSGNYQCLPLDNVEWNKTQAGYQHHSYMYGAEYQGGVGPFSTENMPEGITNPANYDIPCSVCHVVGRFAHVMIPARLSCPQGWYKEYSGYLMSSNYNHNSNSDFICVDGAPNLVPGSAANENGALLYLVEAQCGSLPNGPYVNGFELTCVVCTK